DNA from Candidatus Angelobacter sp.:
TATTAATTCAGACTTTAAATCGTTTTAAACCCATAAAGAGTATTTATTTATCAAATACAATGGGGCCTGGAATCTCGATAGATCCAAAAAAGATATAAATGACAAGAAAGAAAAAAAAAGAGTTTATAGAATCGTTGGAAACTATTTTATCTGAAAAAAAATCTATTTATATTGTAGATATTTCTGGATTAAATGCTAAAGAAGTTTTTCATTTAAGAAAAAGCCTACTTGAGGCTCAAGTAAAGATACAGTTAGTAAAAAATACCTTACTAAAAAAAGCTCTGAAAAAAAATTTTAATCCGTTTTATAATTTACTTAAGGGAGGAACAGCTTTGATTTCGGCAGAACCTGGGAATAAAACAATAAGAATAATGAAAAATTTTCGTACCCAACTTCTTTTAAAAGGGGCTTATGTGGAGGAATCCTTTTACATAGGGGATGAAAATTTTGAAGTATTGGCTAACATTAAATCCAGGGAGGAATTACTCAAAGAAGCCCTAAATCTTTTACAAACCCCTTTAAAAAGCTTACTTTCTATAATCCAATCTGGAGTATCTAGTATTCTTCATTTTCTAGCACATTTAGTTTAAAAAATTAAATAATGGAAGAAATAGAGAAATTAGCAGAAAAATTCGTAAATTTAACCGTAAAAGAGGTAAATGAATTGATCAATTTTTTAAAAAAAAAATATGGGATTGAACCTGCAAACTTAGCTTTTTCAGGAACTTCCTCTGAACAAAAAGTTGACCAAAAAGTGGAAAAATCTGTTTTCGATATAGTAATTAAATCAATTGGGGTTTCCAAGCTAAAATTGATCAAATTAGTTAAAGAAATTACTGGAAAAACACTTACAGAATCTAAGGATTTAGTGGAATCTGCTCCAA
Protein-coding regions in this window:
- the rplJ gene encoding 50S ribosomal protein L10 produces the protein MTRKKKKEFIESLETILSEKKSIYIVDISGLNAKEVFHLRKSLLEAQVKIQLVKNTLLKKALKKNFNPFYNLLKGGTALISAEPGNKTIRIMKNFRTQLLLKGAYVEESFYIGDENFEVLANIKSREELLKEALNLLQTPLKSLLSIIQSGVSSILHFLAHLV
- the rplL gene encoding 50S ribosomal protein L7/L12, which codes for MEEIEKLAEKFVNLTVKEVNELINFLKKKYGIEPANLAFSGTSSEQKVDQKVEKSVFDIVIKSIGVSKLKLIKLVKEITGKTLTESKDLVESAPNGVVKNDVGKEEAEKIKKKLEEAGAEVELL